The following coding sequences lie in one Allorhizobium pseudoryzae genomic window:
- a CDS encoding efflux RND transporter periplasmic adaptor subunit codes for MYRLLAALGLLSSLALLPPSASAEEAKRRVVIETPQPADITRYLQSPGSFSAVNAVDLVARVSGTLEEVRFRDGDFVRKGETVFVIEPEPYRISLLTAEADLKQQQANLEQAVANAARQETLSARQVVSESTRESADTQKRIAEAQVTAAEAKLRSAALSLSYTQVKAPFDGMLGARTLDAGAYVNAASAPKLAVLIEPDPLHLSFSATEQEVILIRTALSGRKITLGGDTPIRVEAALSEGDGYTYAGTLDYIAPEIDRDTGTLTLRAVFPNPDRFLSPGMFARVRIPLGTRRAVTVPERAIGSLQGSNSVLVVDDKGVVQQRKVTLGDRTPNGRREILSGIGETDRVVTLGLGGLRPGQAVEIVDQI; via the coding sequence ATGTACCGTCTGCTTGCCGCGCTGGGACTTCTGTCGTCGCTGGCCCTCCTGCCCCCGTCCGCCTCAGCCGAAGAGGCGAAACGCAGGGTGGTGATCGAAACGCCCCAGCCGGCGGACATCACCCGCTATCTGCAGTCGCCCGGATCGTTCAGCGCCGTCAATGCCGTCGATCTGGTCGCCCGCGTCTCCGGCACGCTGGAAGAGGTGAGGTTCCGTGATGGAGACTTCGTCCGCAAGGGGGAGACCGTCTTCGTGATCGAGCCTGAGCCCTACCGGATCAGCCTGTTGACGGCTGAGGCGGATCTGAAGCAGCAGCAGGCGAACCTGGAACAGGCGGTGGCGAATGCCGCCCGGCAGGAAACCCTGTCGGCGCGGCAGGTCGTCTCCGAAAGCACACGCGAAAGCGCCGATACCCAGAAGCGCATCGCGGAAGCGCAGGTGACGGCGGCGGAGGCCAAGCTGCGATCCGCCGCCCTCAGCCTATCTTATACGCAGGTCAAGGCGCCGTTCGATGGCATGCTCGGCGCACGAACCCTGGATGCCGGGGCCTATGTGAACGCCGCCTCGGCACCGAAGCTCGCCGTTCTGATAGAGCCGGATCCGCTCCATCTCAGCTTCTCCGCCACCGAACAGGAGGTGATCCTGATCCGCACGGCGCTTTCCGGCCGCAAGATCACCCTTGGCGGGGACACTCCAATCCGGGTCGAGGCTGCGCTCTCGGAGGGAGACGGTTACACCTATGCCGGAACGCTGGACTACATTGCGCCGGAGATCGATCGCGACACGGGGACGCTGACGCTGCGGGCGGTCTTTCCCAATCCGGATCGGTTCCTGTCTCCCGGCATGTTTGCACGGGTGCGCATTCCCCTCGGAACGCGCCGCGCGGTGACGGTTCCCGAACGGGCCATCGGCAGCCTCCAGGGCAGCAACAGCGTGCTCGTCGTCGATGACAAGGGCGTGGTGCAACAACGCAAGGTCACGCTGGGCGACAGGACGCCCAATGGCCGGCGCGAAATCCTCTCCGGCATCGGCGAGACGGACCGCGTCGTGACGCTCGGCCTCGGCGGCTTACGCCCCGGCCAGGCGGTCGAGATCGTCGACCAGATCTGA
- a CDS encoding efflux RND transporter permease subunit, with protein sequence MARFFIDRPVLANVIAILTIILGLVAMLRLPVAQYPNVVPPSIQVTARYPGANAETIVQDVALQIESRVNGVEGMLYMQSTATSDGAYTLTVTFAIGTDPDEAQILVQNRVAGAVPLLPDAVQSQGVQTAKRSTSILAIVALTSDNPDHDSLFMANYGTISLVDEIARVPGIGAVNVFGSGSYAVRIWMDPQKMAARGLIPSDVMTAIRQQSRTSSAGQLALPPVPAGQEFQYTLKLASKLEDVRDFSGIILKVSDGGDIVRLGDVARIELGAQQYSQQFAINGKPAAGLALFLLPDANALETIDAVKARMAELSAQFPQGLSYSVPFDTTLFVSAAIGDVYHTLIEAAVLVLLVILLFLQNWRATLVPATTVPVTIIGAFAALALFGFSINLSTLFAIILAIGIVVDDAIVVVEAATKHIEAGAAPREAAARAMDELFGPIIGITLVLLAVFLPASFLPGLSGEMYRQFSLVIAATALISALNAVTLKPTQCALWLKPHVKGRRKNLIYRGFDVVYGGLERLYIRLIRRMIGFSLVLSIVALVLAGLAVALLARVPTAFLPVEDQGYFLVSVQLPEGSSLERTATALEDVRRRVEDMDVVETVVAISGLSALNGNASLANAGVAYVILKDWSLRAKGEDLLSLYLALCERLRNLPDGQALVLPPPPIQGIGNAAGFALQIQSRDGNFDYERLAEVGASIAQRAGSDQTFREAFSPFRADAPQYAVLIDRVKAQTRKVDVGQAYDTVGQYIGSSYAGQINLFGRVFQVYVQAEAERRITVADLEQLQLRSATGQMVPLGAIAEVEAVTGPALISLYNLYPSAQIIGSQAAGFSTGQALDRLDEITKDLLPDGYSKEWTAVSYQERVLGGQIYLVYALSLLLVYIVLAGQYESWWAPISIIATVPLALIGTALTLLAVNASVNLYTQIGLVLLIALSAKNAILIVETGRHLRFHEGRSIMDAALEAAGSRFRPILMTSIAFILGVVPLVLQTGAGASAQKSIGITVLTGMLGSTCLTVVFVPPFFVVLQRIEEFFRKEPVSGGP encoded by the coding sequence ATGGCCCGATTTTTCATCGATCGCCCGGTTCTGGCCAATGTCATCGCCATCCTGACGATCATTCTAGGGCTGGTGGCGATGCTGCGCCTGCCGGTCGCCCAGTATCCGAATGTCGTGCCGCCCTCGATCCAGGTAACGGCGCGTTATCCCGGTGCCAATGCGGAAACCATCGTGCAGGATGTGGCGCTTCAGATCGAAAGCCGCGTCAACGGCGTCGAGGGCATGCTCTACATGCAATCGACCGCGACGAGCGACGGTGCCTATACGCTCACCGTCACCTTCGCCATCGGCACCGATCCGGACGAGGCGCAGATCCTGGTGCAGAACCGCGTGGCCGGCGCCGTGCCGCTTCTGCCGGATGCGGTCCAGTCGCAGGGCGTGCAGACGGCAAAGCGGTCCACCTCGATCCTCGCGATCGTCGCGCTGACCTCCGACAATCCCGACCATGACAGCCTGTTCATGGCCAATTACGGAACGATCAGCCTGGTGGACGAAATCGCCCGCGTGCCGGGCATCGGCGCCGTCAACGTCTTCGGCTCGGGAAGTTATGCGGTGCGCATCTGGATGGACCCGCAGAAAATGGCGGCCCGCGGCCTCATCCCCTCCGATGTCATGACCGCCATCCGCCAGCAGAGCCGGACATCCTCTGCCGGTCAGCTGGCGCTTCCGCCGGTACCGGCCGGGCAGGAATTCCAGTACACGCTGAAACTCGCCTCGAAGCTCGAAGACGTCCGGGACTTTTCCGGCATCATCCTGAAGGTCAGCGACGGAGGCGACATTGTGCGGCTGGGCGATGTGGCACGCATCGAGCTTGGCGCACAACAATACAGCCAGCAGTTTGCGATCAACGGCAAGCCGGCGGCGGGTCTGGCGCTGTTCCTGCTGCCGGACGCCAATGCGTTGGAGACGATCGATGCCGTGAAGGCGCGGATGGCGGAGCTTTCGGCTCAGTTTCCCCAGGGTCTTTCCTATTCCGTGCCCTTCGATACGACGCTCTTCGTCTCCGCCGCCATCGGCGACGTCTATCATACGCTGATCGAAGCCGCCGTGCTGGTGCTTCTCGTCATCCTGCTCTTCCTGCAGAACTGGCGGGCGACGCTGGTGCCGGCGACGACGGTGCCGGTCACCATTATCGGCGCCTTCGCTGCACTGGCTCTGTTTGGTTTCTCGATCAACCTTTCGACGCTGTTTGCCATCATTCTCGCCATCGGCATCGTCGTGGATGATGCGATCGTGGTGGTCGAGGCGGCCACCAAACATATCGAGGCCGGGGCCGCGCCGCGCGAGGCGGCCGCACGCGCCATGGACGAGCTGTTCGGCCCGATCATCGGCATCACGCTGGTGCTGCTCGCCGTATTCCTGCCGGCCTCCTTCCTGCCGGGGCTCAGCGGCGAGATGTACCGGCAGTTTTCGCTGGTGATCGCGGCCACCGCCCTGATCAGCGCCCTCAACGCCGTGACGCTGAAGCCGACACAATGTGCGCTGTGGCTGAAGCCGCATGTCAAAGGCCGGCGCAAGAACCTGATCTATCGCGGCTTCGATGTGGTCTATGGCGGGCTGGAGCGCCTCTATATCCGCCTGATCCGCCGGATGATCGGCTTCAGCCTCGTTCTGTCGATTGTGGCGCTTGTGCTGGCCGGGCTTGCCGTGGCGCTGCTCGCGCGCGTTCCGACCGCCTTCCTGCCGGTCGAGGATCAGGGTTATTTTCTGGTCTCCGTCCAGTTGCCGGAAGGTTCCTCGCTGGAACGAACGGCGACGGCGCTGGAGGATGTGCGCCGGCGCGTCGAGGACATGGACGTTGTCGAGACCGTGGTGGCGATCAGCGGGCTTTCGGCGCTGAACGGCAATGCGAGCCTTGCCAATGCCGGCGTCGCCTACGTCATCCTCAAGGACTGGAGCCTCCGCGCCAAGGGCGAGGATCTCCTGTCGCTCTACCTCGCGCTGTGCGAGCGCCTACGCAACCTGCCGGACGGCCAGGCGCTCGTCCTGCCGCCGCCACCGATCCAGGGGATCGGCAATGCCGCAGGCTTTGCGCTGCAGATCCAGTCCCGCGACGGCAATTTCGACTACGAACGCCTGGCCGAGGTCGGCGCGAGCATTGCCCAGCGCGCGGGGAGCGATCAGACATTCCGCGAAGCTTTCAGCCCGTTCAGGGCCGATGCGCCGCAATATGCGGTGCTGATCGACCGGGTGAAGGCGCAGACCCGCAAGGTCGATGTCGGCCAGGCCTATGATACGGTCGGCCAGTATATCGGCTCGTCCTATGCCGGGCAGATCAATTTGTTCGGGCGGGTCTTCCAGGTCTATGTGCAGGCGGAGGCTGAACGGCGCATCACCGTCGCCGATCTCGAACAGCTGCAACTCAGAAGCGCCACCGGCCAGATGGTACCGCTCGGTGCGATCGCCGAGGTTGAGGCGGTCACCGGCCCTGCCCTGATCAGCCTCTACAATCTTTATCCGTCCGCACAGATCATCGGCTCCCAGGCCGCCGGCTTCTCGACCGGTCAGGCGCTCGACCGTCTGGACGAGATCACGAAGGACCTGCTACCGGACGGCTATTCCAAGGAATGGACAGCGGTCTCCTACCAGGAGCGGGTGCTCGGCGGGCAGATCTATCTCGTCTATGCGCTCAGCCTTCTCCTCGTCTACATCGTGCTCGCCGGGCAATACGAAAGCTGGTGGGCGCCGATCAGCATCATTGCCACTGTTCCGCTGGCGCTCATCGGCACCGCGCTGACGCTGCTCGCCGTCAACGCCTCCGTCAATCTCTACACGCAGATCGGCCTCGTGCTTTTGATCGCACTGTCGGCCAAGAACGCCATCCTCATCGTTGAGACAGGGCGGCACCTCCGTTTCCACGAAGGCCGCAGCATCATGGATGCGGCGCTCGAAGCGGCGGGATCGCGCTTCCGCCCGATCCTGATGACCTCGATCGCCTTCATCCTCGGCGTCGTGCCGCTGGTGCTGCAGACCGGCGCCGGCGCCAGTGCGCAGAAATCGATCGGCATTACGGTGCTGACCGGCATGCTTGGCTCCACCTGCCTGACCGTGGTGTTCGTGCCGCCCTTCTTCGTCGTCCTGCAGCGCATCGAGGAGTTTTTCCGTAAGGAGCCGGTCTCGGGCGGCCCTTGA
- the kdpF gene encoding K(+)-transporting ATPase subunit F: MLEPLFGLAVALGLGIYLVATLLRPERF; encoded by the coding sequence ATGCTTGAACCTCTTTTCGGTCTCGCCGTGGCGCTTGGCCTCGGCATTTATCTCGTGGCCACGCTTTTGCGGCCCGAGCGCTTCTGA